In Rhododendron vialii isolate Sample 1 chromosome 9a, ASM3025357v1, the following are encoded in one genomic region:
- the LOC131301879 gene encoding uncharacterized protein LOC131301879, translating to MSESLLQAKTLNVVQVFLPSDVKDEIDKLNEDLNTAGCSRYAEPENKAKFWKNTESLQCNTMTCIYAFSLSCWSFSIHSWAQTCNYVRFLLVLNSITFPSYC from the exons ATGTCGGAGTCTTTGTTGCAGGCAAAAACTCTCAATGTGGTTCAGGTTTTCCTGCCTTCAGATGTCAAAGATGAAATTGACAAGTTAAATGAAGACTTAAATACTGCAGGCTGCAGCAGATATGCTGAGCCAGAAAACAAGGCGAAGTTCTGGAAAAATACAGAGAGTCTTCAATGCAAT ACAATGACATGCATTTatgctttttctctttcttgttgGTCTTT TTCTATCCATTCTTGGGCACAAACATGCAACTATGTAAGATTTCTCTTGGTTCTAAATTCTATTACATTCCCATCATATTGTTGA
- the LOC131301878 gene encoding kirola-like: MDLSGKMVREVEIKSDGDVFHEIFRYKPHHISTMSPGNIQSVDLHEGDWGTVGSVILWNYTHDGKEKTAKDIIEAIEEKKKLVRFKIVEGDLMQLYKTFIITVHVDTKLGGNNLVTWTFEYEKLRGDVEDPNSLMDFCIVLTKDIEAHHLK; the protein is encoded by the exons ATGGATCTAAGTGGGAAGATGGTAAGGGAAGTAGAGATCAAGTCGGATGGAGATGTGTTCCACGAGATCTTTCGATACAAACCACATCACATATCAACTATGTCACCTGGTAACATTCAAAGTGTCGATTTGCATGAAGGTGATTGGGGGACTGTTGGTTCTGTCATCTTATGGAATTATACTCATG ATGGGAAGGAGAAGACTGCTAAGGATATTATTGAAGCaatagaagagaaaaagaagttgGTGAGGTTCAAGATAGTTGAAGGAGATCTCATGCAGCTTTACAAGACGTTCATAATCACTGTTCATGTGGACACAAAATTAGGGGGCAACAACTTGGTGACATGGACCTTTGAGTACGAGAAGCTGAGAGGGGATGTTGAAGATCCCAACTCTCTCATGGACTTTTGCATTGTGCTCACCAAAGACATTGAGGCTCACCATCTCAAGTAA